In Mixophyes fleayi isolate aMixFle1 chromosome 4, aMixFle1.hap1, whole genome shotgun sequence, the following proteins share a genomic window:
- the DMTN gene encoding dematin isoform X3: MEKLPKTPLTSPGSVTYSRGPSVPGSPSSITARMESRILGYKDLAALPRDKAILDIERPDLMIYEPHFTYTLLENTETLRSRERSLSPKSISPPPSPEVSALWADNKSVGSSSNVQGPRGGSNSPRGGVQHFHCPEISQKEPNLYKKPPIYRQRESGLSHRLSDDPIFESSKFPAAKPPDPNQPAKIETDYWPCPPSLAVVESERRHRRETKHGEEESEEREDVKELRQRQILELNKIQSNLGKLILKEEMIKGGPTRRKTRSLPDRTPIYTPIHTGFGRSSLSRLQSAEFPPPERQRESAEWSRAAVQNGQRKLPP; the protein is encoded by the exons ACCCCTCTCACATCTCCTGGCAGTGTCACCTACTCCAGAGGGCCTAGTGTACCAGGTTCCCCCTCTTCTATCACT GCCCGGATGGAAAGTCGCATCCTGGGTTATAAGGATCTGGCCGCCCTCCCACGTGACAAGGCTATACTGGATATTGAACGCCCAGACCTGATGATTTATGAACCACATTTTACATACACTCTTCTGGAGAACACAGAGACTCTGCGCAGTCGAGAG AGATCTCTGTCTCCCAAGTCAATATCACCTCCTCCGTCACCTGAG GTCTCTGCACTCTGGGCTGATAATAAGTCTGTTGGAAGTAGCTCCAATGTACAAGGCCCTCGCGGAGGAAGCAATTCACCTAGAGGAGGAGTTCAGCACTTCCACTGCCCAG agaTTTCTCAGAAAGAGCCAAATCTGTACAAGAAGCCTccaatatacagacagagag aatcaggactcTCCCACAGGCTGTCCGATGACCCTATATTTGAGTCCTCTAAATTTCCAGCTGCAAAACCTCCAGATCCAAACCAGCCAGCAAAGATTGAGACCGATTACTGGCCATGCCCTCCCTCATTGGCTGTTGTAG AGTCGGAGAGACGCCATCGCAGGGAAACCAAACATGGAGAGGAAGAAAGTGAAGAAAGGGAGGATGTGAAAGAGCTGAGACAGCGTCAGATACTGGAGCTCAACAAG ATCCAGTCTAATCTGGGAAAACTCATACTAAAAGAAGAAATGATTAAAGGTGGTCCTACAAGAAGGAAAACTCGCTCTCTGCCTGACCGGACCCCAATCTATACAC CAATACATACTGGATTCGGAAGGAGCAGCTTATCAAGG CTTCAGTCCGCAGAGTTCCCACCTCCAGAGCGGCAGAGAGAGAGTGCAG AATGGTCAAGGGCAGCGGTCCAGAATGGACAGAGGAAACTCCCTCCCTAG
- the DMTN gene encoding dematin isoform X1, which produces MEKLPKTPLTSPGSVTYSRGPSVPGSPSSITARMESRILGYKDLAALPRDKAILDIERPDLMIYEPHFTYTLLENTETLRSRERSLSPKSISPPPSPEVSALWADNKSVGSSSNVQGPRGGSNSPRGGVQHFHCPEISQKEPNLYKKPPIYRQRESGLSHRLSDDPIFESSKFPAAKPPDPNQPAKIETDYWPCPPSLAVVESERRHRRETKHGEEESEEREDVKELRQRQILELNKIQSNLGKLILKEEMIKGGPTRRKTRSLPDRTPIYTPIHTGFGRSSLSRLQSAEFPPPERQRESAGEGNGQGQRSRMDRGNSLPSMLEQKIFPYEMLIVTNRGRQKLPPGVDKTQLEKYLSPEEFQRLFSMPMDEFAKLPLWRKNELKRKLLLF; this is translated from the exons ACCCCTCTCACATCTCCTGGCAGTGTCACCTACTCCAGAGGGCCTAGTGTACCAGGTTCCCCCTCTTCTATCACT GCCCGGATGGAAAGTCGCATCCTGGGTTATAAGGATCTGGCCGCCCTCCCACGTGACAAGGCTATACTGGATATTGAACGCCCAGACCTGATGATTTATGAACCACATTTTACATACACTCTTCTGGAGAACACAGAGACTCTGCGCAGTCGAGAG AGATCTCTGTCTCCCAAGTCAATATCACCTCCTCCGTCACCTGAG GTCTCTGCACTCTGGGCTGATAATAAGTCTGTTGGAAGTAGCTCCAATGTACAAGGCCCTCGCGGAGGAAGCAATTCACCTAGAGGAGGAGTTCAGCACTTCCACTGCCCAG agaTTTCTCAGAAAGAGCCAAATCTGTACAAGAAGCCTccaatatacagacagagag aatcaggactcTCCCACAGGCTGTCCGATGACCCTATATTTGAGTCCTCTAAATTTCCAGCTGCAAAACCTCCAGATCCAAACCAGCCAGCAAAGATTGAGACCGATTACTGGCCATGCCCTCCCTCATTGGCTGTTGTAG AGTCGGAGAGACGCCATCGCAGGGAAACCAAACATGGAGAGGAAGAAAGTGAAGAAAGGGAGGATGTGAAAGAGCTGAGACAGCGTCAGATACTGGAGCTCAACAAG ATCCAGTCTAATCTGGGAAAACTCATACTAAAAGAAGAAATGATTAAAGGTGGTCCTACAAGAAGGAAAACTCGCTCTCTGCCTGACCGGACCCCAATCTATACAC CAATACATACTGGATTCGGAAGGAGCAGCTTATCAAGG CTTCAGTCCGCAGAGTTCCCACCTCCAGAGCGGCAGAGAGAGAGTGCAGGTGAGGGA AATGGTCAAGGGCAGCGGTCCAGAATGGACAGAGGAAACTCCCTCCCTAGCATGCTGGAGCAGAAG ATTTTTCCCTATGAAATGCTGATAGTGACAAACAGGGGGCGCCAAAAACTGCCCCCTGGTGTAGACAAGACTCAGCTGGAG aaaTATCTCTCCCCTGAGGAATTTCAGCGCCTTTTCTCCATGCCCATGGATgagtttgcaaaactgccattgtgGAGAAAGAATGAGCTCAAACGAAAGCTGCTTCTGTTCTAA
- the DMTN gene encoding dematin isoform X2: MEKLPKTPLTSPGSVTYSRGPSVPGSPSSITARMESRILGYKDLAALPRDKAILDIERPDLMIYEPHFTYTLLENTETLRSREVSALWADNKSVGSSSNVQGPRGGSNSPRGGVQHFHCPEISQKEPNLYKKPPIYRQRESGLSHRLSDDPIFESSKFPAAKPPDPNQPAKIETDYWPCPPSLAVVESERRHRRETKHGEEESEEREDVKELRQRQILELNKIQSNLGKLILKEEMIKGGPTRRKTRSLPDRTPIYTPIHTGFGRSSLSRLQSAEFPPPERQRESAGEGNGQGQRSRMDRGNSLPSMLEQKIFPYEMLIVTNRGRQKLPPGVDKTQLEKYLSPEEFQRLFSMPMDEFAKLPLWRKNELKRKLLLF; the protein is encoded by the exons ACCCCTCTCACATCTCCTGGCAGTGTCACCTACTCCAGAGGGCCTAGTGTACCAGGTTCCCCCTCTTCTATCACT GCCCGGATGGAAAGTCGCATCCTGGGTTATAAGGATCTGGCCGCCCTCCCACGTGACAAGGCTATACTGGATATTGAACGCCCAGACCTGATGATTTATGAACCACATTTTACATACACTCTTCTGGAGAACACAGAGACTCTGCGCAGTCGAGAG GTCTCTGCACTCTGGGCTGATAATAAGTCTGTTGGAAGTAGCTCCAATGTACAAGGCCCTCGCGGAGGAAGCAATTCACCTAGAGGAGGAGTTCAGCACTTCCACTGCCCAG agaTTTCTCAGAAAGAGCCAAATCTGTACAAGAAGCCTccaatatacagacagagag aatcaggactcTCCCACAGGCTGTCCGATGACCCTATATTTGAGTCCTCTAAATTTCCAGCTGCAAAACCTCCAGATCCAAACCAGCCAGCAAAGATTGAGACCGATTACTGGCCATGCCCTCCCTCATTGGCTGTTGTAG AGTCGGAGAGACGCCATCGCAGGGAAACCAAACATGGAGAGGAAGAAAGTGAAGAAAGGGAGGATGTGAAAGAGCTGAGACAGCGTCAGATACTGGAGCTCAACAAG ATCCAGTCTAATCTGGGAAAACTCATACTAAAAGAAGAAATGATTAAAGGTGGTCCTACAAGAAGGAAAACTCGCTCTCTGCCTGACCGGACCCCAATCTATACAC CAATACATACTGGATTCGGAAGGAGCAGCTTATCAAGG CTTCAGTCCGCAGAGTTCCCACCTCCAGAGCGGCAGAGAGAGAGTGCAGGTGAGGGA AATGGTCAAGGGCAGCGGTCCAGAATGGACAGAGGAAACTCCCTCCCTAGCATGCTGGAGCAGAAG ATTTTTCCCTATGAAATGCTGATAGTGACAAACAGGGGGCGCCAAAAACTGCCCCCTGGTGTAGACAAGACTCAGCTGGAG aaaTATCTCTCCCCTGAGGAATTTCAGCGCCTTTTCTCCATGCCCATGGATgagtttgcaaaactgccattgtgGAGAAAGAATGAGCTCAAACGAAAGCTGCTTCTGTTCTAA